The Trachemys scripta elegans isolate TJP31775 chromosome 6, CAS_Tse_1.0, whole genome shotgun sequence genome includes a window with the following:
- the FAM166B gene encoding protein FAM166B isoform X1, with the protein MAAACAPKLGRSLASPDPPHGPGYAGYCPRHKFSLGTPYGQLLSGPEVTGSSQLVLQPARWPCAGAPPVGQGEALLGTRPACWGAGAHPLGCCVIPGYTGFIPRAQNLFAKTYSEICKEARSDFVRQQLRAAGKEQELQNAGRLPEGTKGKLLTAKYRTPVPAAAAPYVSPFAFQPQGSPYSMEDNNPHKCFISVSPPVTWAGFTGFVPRARFLIGAGYPLTTHRALVEFGQTRGSRPEAGKGSPVLPPLLKSYPTDMGLLPHYAGYVPGYKFQFGHTYGQLTHNALGLSTLEKQMGD; encoded by the exons ATGGCCGCCGCCTGCGCCCCCAAGCTCGGCCGGAGCCTGGCGAGCCCGGACCCGCCCCACGGCCCCGG CTACGCCGGTTACTGCCCTCGGCACAAGTTCAGCCTGGGGACACCCTACGGACAGCTCCTGAGCGGCCCTGAGGTCACTGGCTCCAGCCAGCTGGTGCTGCAGCCCGCCCGTTGGCCCTGCGCCGGTGCCCCGcccgtggggcagggagaggcgctGCTGGGGACGAGGCCGGcctgctggggggcaggagcccACCCACTGGGATGCTGCGTGATCCCGGGCTACACAG GATTCATTCCCAGGGCCCAGAACCTCTTCGCCAAGACCTACTCCGAGATCTGCAAGGAGGCCAGGAGTGACTTCGTCAGGCAGCAGCTGAGAGCCGCAGGCaaggagcaggagctgcagaatgcgGGGCGGCTGCCCGAGGGCACCAAGGGCAAA ctcctcACCGCCAAGTACAGGACTCCGGTCCCGGCAGCAGCTGCCCCGTACGTATCTCCCTTCGCCTTCCAGCCACAGGGCTCCCCCTACTCCATGGAGGACAACAACCCCCACAAGTGCTTCATCTCAG TTTCTCCTCCTGTGACCTGGGCAGGCTTCACCGGCTTTGTGCCCCGCGCCCGGTTCCTGATTGGGGCAGGCTACCCGCTGACCACCCACCGCGCCCTGGTGGAGTTTGGCCAGACCAGAGGGAGCAGGCCTGAGGCCGGGAAAGGCAGCCCGGTCCTTCCTCCACTGCTGAAGTCGTACCCCACGGACATGGGGCTGCTGCCCCACTACGCAGGCTACGTCCCAG GCTACAAGTTCCAGTTTGGCCACACCTACGGCCAGCTTACCCACAACGCCCTGGGGCTGAGCACCCTGGAGAAGCAGATGGGCGACTAG
- the FAM166B gene encoding protein FAM166B isoform X2 — MAAACAPKLGRSLASPDPPHGPGYAGYCPRHKFSLGTPYGQLLSGPEVTGSSQLVLQPARWPCAGAPPVGQGEALLGTRPACWGAGAHPLGCCVIPGYTGFIPRAQNLFAKTYSEICKEARSDFVRQQLRAAGKEQELQNAGRLPEGTKGKLLTAKYRTPVPAAAAPYVSPFAFQPQGSPYSMEDNNPHKCFISGFTGFVPRARFLIGAGYPLTTHRALVEFGQTRGSRPEAGKGSPVLPPLLKSYPTDMGLLPHYAGYVPGYKFQFGHTYGQLTHNALGLSTLEKQMGD; from the exons ATGGCCGCCGCCTGCGCCCCCAAGCTCGGCCGGAGCCTGGCGAGCCCGGACCCGCCCCACGGCCCCGG CTACGCCGGTTACTGCCCTCGGCACAAGTTCAGCCTGGGGACACCCTACGGACAGCTCCTGAGCGGCCCTGAGGTCACTGGCTCCAGCCAGCTGGTGCTGCAGCCCGCCCGTTGGCCCTGCGCCGGTGCCCCGcccgtggggcagggagaggcgctGCTGGGGACGAGGCCGGcctgctggggggcaggagcccACCCACTGGGATGCTGCGTGATCCCGGGCTACACAG GATTCATTCCCAGGGCCCAGAACCTCTTCGCCAAGACCTACTCCGAGATCTGCAAGGAGGCCAGGAGTGACTTCGTCAGGCAGCAGCTGAGAGCCGCAGGCaaggagcaggagctgcagaatgcgGGGCGGCTGCCCGAGGGCACCAAGGGCAAA ctcctcACCGCCAAGTACAGGACTCCGGTCCCGGCAGCAGCTGCCCCGTACGTATCTCCCTTCGCCTTCCAGCCACAGGGCTCCCCCTACTCCATGGAGGACAACAACCCCCACAAGTGCTTCATCTCAG GCTTCACCGGCTTTGTGCCCCGCGCCCGGTTCCTGATTGGGGCAGGCTACCCGCTGACCACCCACCGCGCCCTGGTGGAGTTTGGCCAGACCAGAGGGAGCAGGCCTGAGGCCGGGAAAGGCAGCCCGGTCCTTCCTCCACTGCTGAAGTCGTACCCCACGGACATGGGGCTGCTGCCCCACTACGCAGGCTACGTCCCAG GCTACAAGTTCCAGTTTGGCCACACCTACGGCCAGCTTACCCACAACGCCCTGGGGCTGAGCACCCTGGAGAAGCAGATGGGCGACTAG